Proteins encoded together in one Microplitis mediator isolate UGA2020A chromosome 7, iyMicMedi2.1, whole genome shotgun sequence window:
- the LOC130672042 gene encoding serine/threonine-protein kinase Doa isoform X2 produces MFAFAMRDNMSTSRQNSSTNRRNRYTRSSTSVTQLLSDSCSSLIQRLTTRVRVPHHDKPSRHSPVNRDLAVHQNLNLNNNSRRRSNSNNNNNNSNNSNNNNNNNNNNNNNNNTRSRLEDKYSSILDRYTKRRNDDEINYKRRILHRDSPFVHDDKTFESELPRGIAKSATTSSVFLTEKAYPYVSSLRRDKTPGVKDKERDKINKDTMADYRHYGRHKSGHAETRNRKIRPSRHGKSEQIDGSRLKGRLSKDDNYPDKIVSKKIVDNTDSTGIVPALVSVPTPALAPVLGLVPVSDPGHAPAPVPVPAPALALVPVSAGNGANVNVELLLKERELKRREIQKLILKYTAYDDAYAQTKLDAAKVKPTATELIASKYQKNNSESEKNSVIETIVEKSKTISPRPPSVEDDEDGHLVYQSGDVLANRYKVLATLGEGTFGKVVKVKDLQMDHVMALKIIKNVEKYREAAKLEINALEKIAAKDPDGQHLCVKMLDWFNYHGHMCIAFEMLGLSVFDFLRDNNYQPYPLDHVRHMGYQLCYAVKFLHDTKLTHTDLKPENILFVDSEYEVTYNSKKRRDVRRVKRTDIRLIDFGSATFDNEHHSTIVSTRHYRAPEVILELGWSQPCDVWSIGCILFELYLGITLFQTHDNREHLAMMERILGTIPHRMARKTKTKYFYHGKLEWDDKSSAGRYVRDNCKPLHRYMLSEEEEHRQLFDLIQRMLDYEPSERITLKDALLHPFFDALPASQRISDAKAGGDAQQTPHERSHSLSR; encoded by the exons atgttcgcTTTCGCAATGCGGGATAATATGTCGACAAGTCGTCAAAATTCGTCAACCAACCGACGTAATCGATACACACGTTCATCGACAAGTGTAACACAATTATTAAGTGACTCGTGTTCAAGTTTAATTCAAAGATTGACGACACGAGTCCGTGTTCCACATCATGATAAACCATCAAGACATTCACCTGTAAACCGTGACCTTGCTGTTCATCAAAATCtaaatctaaataataatagtcgtCGTCGTAGcaatagcaataataataataataatagtaataatagtaataataataataataacaataataataataataataataataatacaagaTCACGGTTAGAGGATAAATACTCATCGATACTTGATCGCTACACCAAAAGACGTAACGatgatgaaataaattataagcgACGTATTTTACATCGTGACAGTCCATTTGTACATGATGATAAAACATTTGAATCCGAATTACCCCGTGGTATTGCTAAAAGTGCAACAACGTCGAGTGTTTTTTTAACGGAAAAAGCGTATCCTTATGTCAGTTCATTGAGACGTGATAAGACACCAGGTGTTAAAGATAAAGAacgagataaaataaataaagacacGATGGCTGATTACCGTCACTACGGAAGACATAAATCAGGACACGCTGAGACgaggaacagaaaaattagACCGAGTAGACACGGGAAAAGTGAACAAATCGATGGCTCGAGATTGAAAGGACGGTTGTCTAAAGATGATAATTATCCTGATAAAATTGTatccaaaaaaattgttgataataCTGATAGTACTGGTATTGTTCCTGCTCTTGTTTCTGTTCCTACTCCTGCTCTTGCTCCTGTTCTTGGTCTTGTGCCCGTGTCTGATCCTGGTCATGCTCCTGCTCCAGTTCCAGTTCCAGCTCCAGCTCTAGCTTTAGTTCCTGTTTCTGCTGGTAATGGAGCAAATGTTAACGTGGAATTACTATTGAAAGAAAGAGAACTGAAGAGAAgagaaattcaaaaacttattTTGAAATACACGGCGTACGATGATGCTTACGCTCAAACAAAACTCGATGCTGCTAAAGTTAAACCAACGGCTACTGAATTGATAGCCAGTAAATATCAGAAGAATAATTCCGAGtcggaaaaaaatagtgttatTGAAACAATTGTAGAAAAATCTAAGACTATT AGCCCACGACCGCCTTCCGTCGAGGACGATGAAGACGGCCACCTTGTTTACCAATCTGGCGACGTCCTGGCAAATAGAT ATAAAGTTCTGGCCACCCTTGGAGAGGGTACTTTTGGAAAAGTTGTCAAGGTTAAGGATTTACAAAT ggaTCACGTAAtggcattaaaaattataaaaaatgttgaaaaatatCGTGAAGCTGCTAAACTTGAAATAAATGCACTTGAAAAAATAGCCGCCAAAGATCCTGATGGCCAaca tttatgtGTAAAAATGTTGGACTGGTTCAATTATCACGGTCATATGTGCATTGCATTTGAAATGCTCGGACTCAGTGTATTTGATTTTTTG AGAGACAATAATTATCAACCATACCCATTAGATCATGTCAGACATATGGGATATCAACTCTGTTATGCAGTTAAATTTCTTCATGACACGAAACTTACACATACTGATTTAAAACCAGAGAATATACTTTTCGTTGACTCAGAGTACGAAGTAACGTACAATTCTAAAAag CGGAGAGACGTAAGACGTGTCAAGAGGACAGATATAAGGTTGATAGATTTTGGCAGTGCGACCTTCGATAACGAGCATCACAGTACGATCGTCAGCACGCGACATTACAGAGCGCCTGAAGTTATTCTCG aacTCGGGTGGTCACAACCGTGCGACGTATGGTCCATTGGTTgtatattatttgaattatatttgGGTATTACATTATTTCAAACACATGACAATCGTGAGCATCTCGCTATGATGGAACGTATATTGGGCACAATACCTCACCGTATGGctagaaaaacaaaaactaaatacTTTTATCATGGGAAATTGGAGTGGGATGATAAGAGTTCTGCTGGCAGATACGTAAGAGATAATTGTAAACCATTACat
- the LOC130672042 gene encoding serine/threonine-protein kinase Doa isoform X1 produces MFAFAMRDNMSTSRQNSSTNRRNRYTRSSTSVTQLLSDSCSSLIQRLTTRVRVPHHDKPSRHSPVNRDLAVHQNLNLNNNSRRRSNSNNNNNNSNNSNNNNNNNNNNNNNNNTRSRLEDKYSSILDRYTKRRNDDEINYKRRILHRDSPFVHDDKTFESELPRGIAKSATTSSVFLTEKAYPYVSSLRRDKTPGVKDKERDKINKDTMADYRHYGRHKSGHAETRNRKIRPSRHGKSEQIDGSRLKGRLSKDDNYPDKIVSKKIVDNTDSTGIVPALVSVPTPALAPVLGLVPVSDPGHAPAPVPVPAPALALVPVSAGNGANVNVELLLKERELKRREIQKLILKYTAYDDAYAQTKLDAAKVKPTATELIASKYQKNNSESEKNSVIETIVEKSKTISPRPPSVEDDEDGHLVYQSGDVLANRYKVLATLGEGTFGKVVKVKDLQMDHVMALKIIKNVEKYREAAKLEINALEKIAAKDPDGQHLCVKMLDWFNYHGHMCIAFEMLGLSVFDFLRDNNYQPYPLDHVRHMGYQLCYAVKFLHDTKLTHTDLKPENILFVDSEYEVTYNSKKRILFKRRDVRRVKRTDIRLIDFGSATFDNEHHSTIVSTRHYRAPEVILELGWSQPCDVWSIGCILFELYLGITLFQTHDNREHLAMMERILGTIPHRMARKTKTKYFYHGKLEWDDKSSAGRYVRDNCKPLHRYMLSEEEEHRQLFDLIQRMLDYEPSERITLKDALLHPFFDALPASQRISDAKAGGDAQQTPHERSHSLSR; encoded by the exons atgttcgcTTTCGCAATGCGGGATAATATGTCGACAAGTCGTCAAAATTCGTCAACCAACCGACGTAATCGATACACACGTTCATCGACAAGTGTAACACAATTATTAAGTGACTCGTGTTCAAGTTTAATTCAAAGATTGACGACACGAGTCCGTGTTCCACATCATGATAAACCATCAAGACATTCACCTGTAAACCGTGACCTTGCTGTTCATCAAAATCtaaatctaaataataatagtcgtCGTCGTAGcaatagcaataataataataataatagtaataatagtaataataataataataacaataataataataataataataataatacaagaTCACGGTTAGAGGATAAATACTCATCGATACTTGATCGCTACACCAAAAGACGTAACGatgatgaaataaattataagcgACGTATTTTACATCGTGACAGTCCATTTGTACATGATGATAAAACATTTGAATCCGAATTACCCCGTGGTATTGCTAAAAGTGCAACAACGTCGAGTGTTTTTTTAACGGAAAAAGCGTATCCTTATGTCAGTTCATTGAGACGTGATAAGACACCAGGTGTTAAAGATAAAGAacgagataaaataaataaagacacGATGGCTGATTACCGTCACTACGGAAGACATAAATCAGGACACGCTGAGACgaggaacagaaaaattagACCGAGTAGACACGGGAAAAGTGAACAAATCGATGGCTCGAGATTGAAAGGACGGTTGTCTAAAGATGATAATTATCCTGATAAAATTGTatccaaaaaaattgttgataataCTGATAGTACTGGTATTGTTCCTGCTCTTGTTTCTGTTCCTACTCCTGCTCTTGCTCCTGTTCTTGGTCTTGTGCCCGTGTCTGATCCTGGTCATGCTCCTGCTCCAGTTCCAGTTCCAGCTCCAGCTCTAGCTTTAGTTCCTGTTTCTGCTGGTAATGGAGCAAATGTTAACGTGGAATTACTATTGAAAGAAAGAGAACTGAAGAGAAgagaaattcaaaaacttattTTGAAATACACGGCGTACGATGATGCTTACGCTCAAACAAAACTCGATGCTGCTAAAGTTAAACCAACGGCTACTGAATTGATAGCCAGTAAATATCAGAAGAATAATTCCGAGtcggaaaaaaatagtgttatTGAAACAATTGTAGAAAAATCTAAGACTATT AGCCCACGACCGCCTTCCGTCGAGGACGATGAAGACGGCCACCTTGTTTACCAATCTGGCGACGTCCTGGCAAATAGAT ATAAAGTTCTGGCCACCCTTGGAGAGGGTACTTTTGGAAAAGTTGTCAAGGTTAAGGATTTACAAAT ggaTCACGTAAtggcattaaaaattataaaaaatgttgaaaaatatCGTGAAGCTGCTAAACTTGAAATAAATGCACTTGAAAAAATAGCCGCCAAAGATCCTGATGGCCAaca tttatgtGTAAAAATGTTGGACTGGTTCAATTATCACGGTCATATGTGCATTGCATTTGAAATGCTCGGACTCAGTGTATTTGATTTTTTG AGAGACAATAATTATCAACCATACCCATTAGATCATGTCAGACATATGGGATATCAACTCTGTTATGCAGTTAAATTTCTTCATGACACGAAACTTACACATACTGATTTAAAACCAGAGAATATACTTTTCGTTGACTCAGAGTACGAAGTAACGTACAATTCTAAAAag cgaaTTCTGTTTAAGCGGAGAGACGTAAGACGTGTCAAGAGGACAGATATAAGGTTGATAGATTTTGGCAGTGCGACCTTCGATAACGAGCATCACAGTACGATCGTCAGCACGCGACATTACAGAGCGCCTGAAGTTATTCTCG aacTCGGGTGGTCACAACCGTGCGACGTATGGTCCATTGGTTgtatattatttgaattatatttgGGTATTACATTATTTCAAACACATGACAATCGTGAGCATCTCGCTATGATGGAACGTATATTGGGCACAATACCTCACCGTATGGctagaaaaacaaaaactaaatacTTTTATCATGGGAAATTGGAGTGGGATGATAAGAGTTCTGCTGGCAGATACGTAAGAGATAATTGTAAACCATTACat